A stretch of Pseudomonas sp. LS.1a DNA encodes these proteins:
- a CDS encoding GlxA family transcriptional regulator: MHRVGYLITEGFQIMSLATQAVFEFANIAAGETVYRIQNFSVGGGTVRSSLGMYMDTLPLGAPGLADTWMITGTLTPLTPPGDEVLASVRGFVDGARRIAGLCTGCFVLAQAGVLDNRRATTHWAYAKKLRELHPKIEVEEDRIFIVDGQIWTSAGMTAALDMALGMVEKDLGTELARSVARKLVMHQRRSGGQSQHSELLTLAPKSDRIQNALDYARKHLNRPLSVEELAESVHLSPRQFTRVFTAETGQSPAKAVESLRLEAARLMIEQSRHSLDVVAKETGFRDRRHMREVFIRGFGVPPQAVRRDARRVVSAG, from the coding sequence ATGCACCGGGTCGGCTATCTCATAACCGAAGGTTTCCAGATCATGTCGCTGGCAACGCAGGCTGTGTTCGAGTTCGCGAACATTGCCGCGGGCGAAACGGTTTACAGGATCCAGAATTTTTCCGTCGGGGGCGGCACGGTGCGTTCTTCCCTGGGCATGTACATGGACACGCTGCCGTTGGGGGCGCCTGGTTTGGCGGATACCTGGATGATCACGGGTACTCTGACCCCGCTGACTCCGCCAGGCGATGAAGTGCTGGCCAGCGTTCGAGGCTTTGTCGACGGCGCCCGCCGCATCGCAGGCCTGTGTACCGGCTGTTTCGTGCTGGCCCAGGCCGGCGTGCTGGATAACCGGCGGGCCACGACACACTGGGCTTATGCGAAAAAGCTGCGTGAACTGCACCCGAAGATTGAGGTGGAAGAAGACCGAATCTTCATTGTGGATGGCCAGATCTGGACGTCCGCCGGAATGACCGCCGCCCTGGACATGGCGCTGGGTATGGTGGAGAAAGATCTGGGAACCGAGTTGGCCAGGTCAGTGGCACGAAAGCTGGTGATGCATCAGCGCCGCTCCGGTGGGCAATCGCAGCATTCCGAGCTGCTGACGCTTGCGCCGAAGTCTGATCGGATTCAGAACGCCTTGGATTACGCCCGCAAGCATTTGAATCGCCCATTGAGTGTCGAGGAGCTCGCAGAGTCCGTGCATCTGAGCCCCCGGCAATTTACCCGTGTATTCACTGCCGAGACAGGTCAGTCGCCCGCCAAGGCTGTGGAGAGCCTGCGTCTTGAGGCTGCCCGTTTGATGATCGAGCAGAGCCGTCACAGCCTGGATGTGGTAGCGAAGGAAACCGGCTTCAGGGACCGCCGGCATATGCGTGAGGTGTTCATTCGTGGCTTTGGTGTCCCGCCTCAAGCCGTACGAAGAGATGCCCGGCGGGTGGTATCGGCCGGATAG